The Apium graveolens cultivar Ventura chromosome 6, ASM990537v1, whole genome shotgun sequence genome contains a region encoding:
- the LOC141668424 gene encoding uncharacterized protein LOC141668424 isoform X1: MASARHQSYANAVSGDHSHRPTNTTTQVSDSDPLSSNTDDVSSINVNMHPLFLHNNDQPGMILISKKLTGSDNFASWKRSLQIALSAKNKLVILTGDFVAPAVDSSLFPHWKRVNDMVITWILNTVSDDISNSMNYMDSAIDVWNALNDRFSIVSGHKFYETQKELFKLEQGNDSIEFYFHKLKGLWDELRALEPVVKCTCGATKNWEEQLEKKRLIQFLMGLHTSYTTARGNLLMMNPWPSVNQAYMLLKQEERQRQVHTTSSPLAMMVSLPKQHFQHQNKPSSSGSLECSYCHGKNHTRDKCFKLIGYPLDHPYHPNNKGKKRPFNKPTGVFSNPQTSQPHKSDHAMHISTSSGSSDSSSSLHPTAASESSSNLNSQMAVLQQQMNTLMQCFFKNGTGPQSSVSSIPFAYGHNVAGPVPDQSQTSPRPVLRFLVNLMEGYISFKINLGTSTNEVNSAGIRA; this comes from the exons ATGGCTTCTGCACGACATCAATCGTATGCCAATGCCGTGTCAGGTGATCATTCTCATCGTCCTACCAATACTACTACACAAGTAAGTGATTCAGATCCTCTTTCTTCAAACACAGATGATGTATCCAGTATAAATGTCAATATGCATCCATTATTTCTGCACAATAATGATCAGCCTGGTATGATTTTGATATCTAAGAAGCTTACTGGATCTGATAACTTTGCTAGCTGGAAACGTTCTTTACAAATAGCACTTTCTGCTAAGAATAAACTTGTCATTTTAACTGGTGATTTTGTTGCTCCTGCTGTTGATTCTTCGCTTTTTCCGCACTGGAAACGAGTTAATGATATGGTAATTACTTGGATTCTTAACACTGTATCGGATGATATTAGCAATAGCATGAATTATATGGACAGCGCCATTGATGTTTGGAATGCGCTTAATGATCGTTTCTCGATTGTTAGTGGTCACAAGTTCTATGAAACGCAAAAAGAATTATTCAAGTTAGAACAGGGCAATGATTCCATTGAGTTTTACTTTCACAAGCTTAAAGGTCTATGGGATGAGTTACGTGCTTTAGAACCAGTTGTTAAGTGCACTTGTGGTGCCACTAAAAACTGGGAAGAACAGCTAGAAAAGAAGAGGCTAATTCAATTCCTTATGGGCTTACATACAAGCTATACTACAGCTAGAGGAAATTTGCTTATGATGAACCCTTGGCCTTCTGTTAATCAAGCCTATATGCTGCTTAAACAAGAAGAGAGGCAACGTCAAGTTCATACTACATCTTCTCCACTGGCTATGATGGTTAGCTTGCCCAAACAACATTTTCAGCATCAAAATAAGCCTTCTAGTTCTGGCTCTTTGGAATGTAGCTATTGCCATGGTAAAAACCACACACGAGATAAATGTTTCAAGTTGATAGGATATCCTTTGGATCATCCTTATCACCCTAATAACAAAGGCAAGAAAAGGCCCTTTAATAAGCCTACTGGAGTTTTTTCTAATCCCCAGACTTCACAGCCTCATAAATCTGATCATGCTATGCACATCAGTACATCTTCTGGAAGTTCTGATTCTAGTTCTTCTCTTCATCCAACAGCTGCATCAGAGAGTTCCTCTAATTTGAATTCTCAGATGGCTGTTCTGCAGCAACAAATGAATACACTAATGCAGTGTTTTTTTAAGAATGGTACTGGTCCTCAATCTTCAGTCTCTTCCATACCTTTTGCATATGGACACAATGTGGCAG GACCAGTCCCAGACCAGTCCCAGACCAGTCCCAGACCAGTCCTCAGATTCTTGGTAAACTTGATGGAGGGTTATATCAGCTTCAAAATCAACCTG
- the LOC141668425 gene encoding uncharacterized protein LOC141668425: MKRYDYKTHAIDVQRAMGSLVSQVNGYIARGIDLEMQLWEEKCRADALEREKDAADAEVRRLQGLVSELKGMIGEIEEQCDLAEASMIAKVEEVSSLEKVIKRLNDQLLQVSMDSEVIASYKASEEFGELVTLLEGPSKGLYLC; encoded by the exons ATGAAGAGGTACGACTACAAGACCCATGCCATTGATGTGCAGAGGGCTATGGGTTCG TTGGTTTCCCAGGTCAATGGCTACATTGCTCGGGGCATTGACTTGGAGATGCAGCTGTGGGAGGAGAAGTGTCGGGCTGATGCTCTCGAAAGGGAAAAGGATGCAGCAGATGCGGAGGTAAGGAGGCTTCAGGGTTTAGTTTCCGAGCTAAAGGGCATGATCGGGGAGATCGAGGAGCAGTGTGACTTGGCGGAAGCCTCTATGATTGCCAAGGTCGAAGAGGTCTCGTCCTTGGAGAAAGTGATTAAAAGACTAAATGACCAGCTCTTGCAGGTCTCCATGGATTCTGAGGTCATCGCGTCATATAAAGCCTCGGAGGAGTTTGGTGAGTTGGTGACATTGCTTGAAGGTCCTTCAAAAGGGCTTTACTTGTGCTAA
- the LOC141668424 gene encoding uncharacterized protein LOC141668424 isoform X2 encodes MASARHQSYANAVSGDHSHRPTNTTTQVSDSDPLSSNTDDVSSINVNMHPLFLHNNDQPGMILISKKLTGSDNFASWKRSLQIALSAKNKLVILTGDFVAPAVDSSLFPHWKRVNDMVITWILNTVSDDISNSMNYMDSAIDVWNALNDRFSIVSGHKFYETQKELFKLEQGNDSIEFYFHKLKGLWDELRALEPVVKCTCGATKNWEEQLEKKRLIQFLMGLHTSYTTARGNLLMMNPWPSVNQAYMLLKQEERQRQVHTTSSPLAMMVSLPKQHFQHQNKPSSSGSLECSYCHGKNHTRDKCFKLIGYPLDHPYHPNNKGKKRPFNKPTGVFSNPQTSQPHKSDHAMHISTSSGSSDSSSSLHPTAASESSSNLNSQMAVLQQQMNTLMQCFFKNGTGPQSSVSSIPFAYGHNVAGPVPDQSQTSPQILGKLDGGLYQLQNQPGNKYK; translated from the exons ATGGCTTCTGCACGACATCAATCGTATGCCAATGCCGTGTCAGGTGATCATTCTCATCGTCCTACCAATACTACTACACAAGTAAGTGATTCAGATCCTCTTTCTTCAAACACAGATGATGTATCCAGTATAAATGTCAATATGCATCCATTATTTCTGCACAATAATGATCAGCCTGGTATGATTTTGATATCTAAGAAGCTTACTGGATCTGATAACTTTGCTAGCTGGAAACGTTCTTTACAAATAGCACTTTCTGCTAAGAATAAACTTGTCATTTTAACTGGTGATTTTGTTGCTCCTGCTGTTGATTCTTCGCTTTTTCCGCACTGGAAACGAGTTAATGATATGGTAATTACTTGGATTCTTAACACTGTATCGGATGATATTAGCAATAGCATGAATTATATGGACAGCGCCATTGATGTTTGGAATGCGCTTAATGATCGTTTCTCGATTGTTAGTGGTCACAAGTTCTATGAAACGCAAAAAGAATTATTCAAGTTAGAACAGGGCAATGATTCCATTGAGTTTTACTTTCACAAGCTTAAAGGTCTATGGGATGAGTTACGTGCTTTAGAACCAGTTGTTAAGTGCACTTGTGGTGCCACTAAAAACTGGGAAGAACAGCTAGAAAAGAAGAGGCTAATTCAATTCCTTATGGGCTTACATACAAGCTATACTACAGCTAGAGGAAATTTGCTTATGATGAACCCTTGGCCTTCTGTTAATCAAGCCTATATGCTGCTTAAACAAGAAGAGAGGCAACGTCAAGTTCATACTACATCTTCTCCACTGGCTATGATGGTTAGCTTGCCCAAACAACATTTTCAGCATCAAAATAAGCCTTCTAGTTCTGGCTCTTTGGAATGTAGCTATTGCCATGGTAAAAACCACACACGAGATAAATGTTTCAAGTTGATAGGATATCCTTTGGATCATCCTTATCACCCTAATAACAAAGGCAAGAAAAGGCCCTTTAATAAGCCTACTGGAGTTTTTTCTAATCCCCAGACTTCACAGCCTCATAAATCTGATCATGCTATGCACATCAGTACATCTTCTGGAAGTTCTGATTCTAGTTCTTCTCTTCATCCAACAGCTGCATCAGAGAGTTCCTCTAATTTGAATTCTCAGATGGCTGTTCTGCAGCAACAAATGAATACACTAATGCAGTGTTTTTTTAAGAATGGTACTGGTCCTCAATCTTCAGTCTCTTCCATACCTTTTGCATATGGACACAATGTGGCAGG ACCAGTCCCAGACCAGTCCCAGACCAGTCCTCAGATTCTTGGTAAACTTGATGGAGGGTTATATCAGCTTCAAAATCAACCTG